In Littorina saxatilis isolate snail1 linkage group LG8, US_GU_Lsax_2.0, whole genome shotgun sequence, a single genomic region encodes these proteins:
- the LOC138974676 gene encoding uncharacterized protein — MKGFSAANVVNKMRSVITFFRFLVTREIALCERMGILSSLNALINNLTEQKGEYEKRKKSRARELVCQIRTDTQPQADPTLWRTRFDHCLKYRNSPWVNHPMRQVWSTEARDHAMMLFSVFNFSRVMELRCFTLEEFRQRVATLEADQVAVKCVDKNMAVMFLHCYVPLYALFILQVKKHKLAKQKGPLEMFLFREDADRILQYISIVRPVICPDAGTGDDDPVFITSGQKGLSSYQVGRVSQKLQQCKLTQARKVVTTAQMEKPELVRQKVNALLSHSDSVSELHYTAPTSSRSRQEAFNMLAREHFLK, encoded by the exons ATGAAGGGTTTCTCTGCTGCAAATGTGGTGAACAAAATGCGGTCCGTCATT ACCTTCTTTCGCTTCCTCGTCACGAGGGAAATCGCTCTGTGTGAGAGGATGGGCATCCTTTCGTCCCTCAATGCCCTCATCAACAACCTCACCGAACAGAA AGGCGAATACGAGAAGCGAAAGAAGAGTCGGGCCAGAGAGCTGGTGTGTCAGATCAGAACTGACACACAGCCACAGGCTGACCCGACACTGTGGCGGACTCGCTTCGACCACTGCCTCAAATACAGAAACTCCCCCTGGGTGAACCATCCCATGAGGCAGGTTTGGAGCACGGAGGCCAGAGATCACGCGATGATGCTGTTCTCCGTGTTCAACTTTTCGCGCGTCATGGAGTTACGGTGCTTCACCCTGGAGGAGTTTCGCCAGCGGGTCGCCACTCTGGAAGCTGACCAGGTCGCAGTGAAG TGTGTAGACAAGAACATGGCCGTGATGTTTCTGCATTGCTATGTGCCATTATACGCATTGTTCATTTTACAGGTCAAAAAACACAAACTGGCCAAACAGAAGGGGCCCCTGGAGATGTTCCTCTTCAGGGAGGATGCTGACCGCATTTTGCA ATACATCTCAATTGTGCGGCCAGTCATCTGCCCTGATGCTGGAACAGGGGACGATGACCCCGTCTTCATCACATCAGGACAGAAGGGGTTGTCGTCCTACCAGGTGGGGCGGGTCAGCCAGAAGCTGCAGCAGTGCAAGCTGACACAAGCCCGAAAGGTGGTGACGACAGCG CAAATGGAGAAGCCAGAATTGGTCCGCCAAAAAGTCAACGCGTTGTTGTCCCACTCGGACAGTGTCAGCGAGCTGCACTATACAGCACCAACCTCCAGCCGGTCCCGGCAAGAGGCCTTCAACATGCTGGCACGGGAGCACTTT TTGAAATAA
- the LOC138974677 gene encoding uncharacterized protein has product MSRSQQVLEDKLRRAFSKTTNDTIEELVRIGINILIPTRCNPLPAEVEAAHRFLRMCLLHKQNRRKWDVAVPMHPPTNKTGMTQEQLLKEEQIHEFVKCATTTLEGAPPAAAAAKAPRLESPPAAAPLAAAPEAWCDTDTEGADTELQAHVTEAEKEEEEEEEEDFVRAGWLQLDFSEETVEEEGGFFREGGSEPDLGEKKVEEEEGGFFREGGSEPDLGEKTVEEEEGGFFRAGGLEPDLGEKTVEEEEGVFFRAVGLVQRPRMMEVEEDSSEMRSDEEEDDDEAKDTTYDGEVILKERRKRRRHWDRVERWWYHAGDGDDSDTDTDQSAPPTPPASAPPTPPAPAPPTPPATAAAPPAPKGEGKKSRKPVCPVCGEVRHKMKIHLVSKHNYLENTAKRWWVQKPCADPENRRRPCPIYNETLHLPSHLRKFHKLHPQSEEYKKALGLGLGLNKTEETSKQGAVPCPLLEAYHAFKRGTSRKEATLEQYRNYAGTLISKLAPNGTAAMLTVTEENPTPSLKVMNDLRAFFAANNLTSSTMCNYVRALVDFLKFTQANPPQHWTPAKEQALRSDIFNMKQEKDGFEKDKKRSARKAKATLRQRLPTIKINTNKMRAELDSILGKPPSEFQRGKDGVRARNLCIGLLAASNMSRGMELRSLTMVDLRSALTMPDYPGIIQFFTDHHKNEDLGPKELFLPKNDFERIRKMPQQAGRTVTPATQTIPVSPGPHMDVEPISDLGEILRTPH; this is encoded by the exons atgtcaaggtcacagcaag TACTAGAGGACAAGCTGAGACGAGCGTTCTCCAAGACTACAAACGACACCATAGAGGAACTCGTCAGGATCGGGATCAACATCCTGATCCCCACCCGCTGCAATCCACTTCCAGCCGAAGTTGAAGCGGCACATCGTTTTCTGCGCATGTGCCTGCTTCACAAGCAGAATCGGCGGAAGT ggGATGTGGCAGTCCCTATGCATCCCCCAACAAACAAGACCGGGATGACGCAGGAGCAGTTGTTGAAAG AGGAACAAATACACGAGTTCGTAAAATGTGCCACCACCACTCTGGAGGGAGCACCTCCggcggcagcagcagcaaaagCACCGCGGCTGGAATCACCACCGGCAGCAGCACCACTGGCAGCAGCACCGGAGGCCTGGTGTGACACTGACACCGAAGGAG CAGATACAGAACTCCAAGCTCATGTCACCGAGGccgagaaggaggaggaggaggaggaggaggaagatttTGTTAGGGCGGGGTGGTTACAACTAGATTTTAGCGAGGAGAcggtggaggaggagggaggtTTTTTTAGGGAGGGGGGGTCAGAGCCAGACTTGGGCGAGAAgaaggtggaggaggaggagggaggttTTTTTAGGGAGGGGGGGTCAGAGCCAGACTTGGGCGAGAAGacggtggaggaggaggagggaggttTTTTTAGGGCGGGGGGGTTAGAGCCAGACTTGGGCGAGAAGacggtggaggaggaggagggagttTTTTTTAGGGCGGTGGGTTTAGTACAGAGGCCGAGAATGATGGAGGTGGAGGAAGATAGCTCCGAGATGCGGtccgacgaagaagaagatgatgatgaagcCAAAG ACACTACCTACGATGGTGAGGTAATCCTCAAAGAACGCCGGAAGAGGAGGCGCCACTGGGACCGGGTGGAGAGGTGGTGGTATCATG CCGGTGACGGCGatgacagtgacactgacactgaccaGTCcgcaccaccaacaccaccggCTTCagcaccaccaacaccaccggCTCCagcaccaccaacaccaccggCGACAGCAGCAGCACCACCGGCACCCAAGGGGGAGGGTAAAAA atcACGGAAGCCCGTGTGCCCAGTGTGCGGGGAGGTAAGGCACAAGATGAAAATCCATCTTGTGTCAAAACACAATTACCTGGAGAACACAGCGAAGCGGTGGTGGGTGCAAAAACCTTGTGCAGACCCTGAG AACAGGAGAAGGCCGTGCCCCATCTACAACGAGACCCTCCACCTCCCTTCCCACCTTCGCAAGTTCCACAAGTTGCACCCCCAAAGTGAGGAATACAAAAAAGCGCTGGGGCTGGGGCTGGGGCTCAACAAGACCGAGGAGACCAGCAAGCAAGGTGCAGTGCCGTGTCCTCTCCTTGAGGCTTACCACGCCTTCAAGCGTGGAACCTCAAGGAAGGAGGCGACACTGGAGCAGTACCGGAACTACGCCGGTACTCTCATTTCGAAGCTGGCTCCCAATGGAACCGCAGCCATGCTGACG GTCACTGAAGAAAACCCCACCCCGTCGTTGAAGGTCATGAATGACCTTCGGGCCTTTTTCGCCGCCAACAACTTGACCTCCAGCACTATGTGCAATTACGTGAGAGCTCTTGTG gaTTTCCTCAAGTTCACCCAGGCTAATCCGCCGCAGCACTGGACACCAGCAAAAGAACAGGCGCTGCGGTCGGATATCTTCAATATGAAGCAAGAGAA AGACGGTttcgaaaaagacaaaaagagatccGCGAGGAAAGCCAAGGCCACCCTCCGCCAACGCTTGCCCACGATAAAAATAAACACCAACAAAATGAGGGCGGAGTTGGACAGCATCCTGGGCAAGCCCCCCTCTGAATTCCAGAGGGGGAAAGACGGCGTGAGGGCCAGAAACCTGTGCATTGGCCTCCTCGCGGCCTCGAACATGAGCAGGGGGATGGAGCTGCGGAGCCTCACCATGGTGGACCTACGCTCCGCGCTCACCATGCCGGACTACCCGGGCATCATCCAATTTTTC ACTGACCACCATAAGAATGAGGACCTGGGGCCCAAGGAGTTGTTCCTGCCCAAGAATGACTTTGAAAGGATCAGAAA AATGCCTCAGCAAGCTGGAAGAACCGTGACACCAGCGACACAAACCATCCCGGTGTCGCCTGGACCACATATGGACGTCGAACCCATCTCAGACTTAGGAGAGATCCT